The Acidobacteriota bacterium genome has a segment encoding these proteins:
- a CDS encoding helix-hairpin-helix domain-containing protein, producing the protein MTTQRHKALALGLAAAILALALAPAYAQSPAPKGRININTASASELETLPRIGPKVAQRIVDFRTKNGNFRKVEEIMKVQGIGEKIFEQIRDLITVGAESAPK; encoded by the coding sequence ATGACCACACAAAGACACAAGGCCCTGGCGTTGGGGCTGGCCGCGGCGATCCTGGCGCTCGCGCTCGCCCCGGCCTACGCCCAGTCGCCGGCGCCGAAGGGCCGGATCAACATCAACACGGCCTCGGCCTCGGAGCTCGAGACGCTGCCGCGGATCGGCCCCAAGGTCGCCCAGAGGATCGTCGATTTCCGGACGAAGAACGGCAATTTCCGGAAAGTCGAGGAGATCATGAAGGTCCAGGGGATCGGCGAGAAGATCTTCGAGCAGATCAGGGACCTGATCACGGTGGGGGCGGAGAGCGCGCCAAAATGA
- the xerC gene encoding tyrosine recombinase XerC, with translation MNKEIAEFLDYLRHEKNASPHTVAAYERDLRQVAAYLKEREVRWDRAGNVILRGWLAGLHEKKRQKSTIGRKLAALRSFYDFAMRRRWIADNPARVLSRPRLEKKIPSFLSEDEAASLLDLPASDKPIDLRDRAILELFYATGIRVSELVGIETADLHFGERLVRVRGKGKKERLVPFGRKALETMEDYRRARPALAAGGGKGGEAFFLNYRGGRLTARSIQRMVRAHIRRTAVTRKISPHSLRHSFASHLLGRGADLRVIQELLGHASLATTQKYTHVDLTQLIGVYKKSHPRS, from the coding sequence ATGAACAAGGAAATCGCTGAGTTCCTGGACTATCTCCGGCACGAGAAGAACGCTTCCCCCCACACCGTCGCCGCCTACGAGCGCGACCTCCGGCAGGTCGCGGCCTACCTGAAGGAGCGCGAGGTCCGCTGGGACAGGGCCGGCAACGTCATCCTCCGCGGCTGGCTGGCCGGGCTCCACGAGAAGAAGCGCCAGAAGTCGACCATCGGGCGCAAGCTGGCCGCGTTGCGTTCGTTCTACGATTTCGCGATGCGGCGGAGATGGATCGCCGATAACCCGGCCCGGGTCCTGTCCCGGCCGCGGCTGGAGAAGAAGATCCCGTCATTCCTGTCGGAGGACGAGGCGGCGTCGCTGCTCGACCTGCCGGCCTCGGACAAGCCCATCGACCTCCGCGACCGGGCCATCCTGGAGCTCTTCTATGCCACGGGCATCCGGGTCAGCGAGCTCGTCGGCATCGAGACGGCCGACCTCCACTTCGGCGAGCGCCTGGTCCGGGTCCGGGGCAAGGGCAAGAAGGAGCGCCTCGTGCCTTTCGGCCGCAAGGCCCTCGAGACCATGGAGGACTACCGGCGGGCGCGGCCCGCGCTGGCCGCGGGCGGGGGGAAGGGCGGCGAGGCCTTCTTCCTGAACTACCGGGGCGGAAGGCTGACCGCCCGGTCGATTCAGCGCATGGTCCGGGCGCACATCCGGCGCACGGCCGTGACCCGCAAGATCAGCCCCCACTCGCTCCGCCACTCGTTCGCCTCCCACCTGCTCGGCCGGGGCGCGGACCTGCGAGTCATCCAGGAGCTGCTGGGCCACGCCAGCCTGGCCACGACGCAGAAGTACACCCACGTCGACCTGACCCAGCTCATCGGCGTCTACAAGAAGAGCCACCCCCGGTCCTGA
- a CDS encoding type I DNA topoisomerase yields MSKSLVIVESPAKAKTVNHYLGPDYLVKASMGHVRDLPKKGLGVDVEHGFEPTYEVIPDKKKIVSELKKAAKESDRVILAADPDREGEAISWHLSQLLSDANANIFRASFHEITEDGVRAAFKDLGQIDMNLLDAQQTRRILDRLVGYRISPLLWKKIARGLSAGRVQSVTLRLIVDREREIEAFKPEEYWNIAARLEAANPPAFKAALAKVDGKKAKVRNGEEAGIVREECERTPFVLGQVQVKPKYKHPGPPYITSTLQQDGFRLLRFPVKKTMFVAQKLYEGMPIGELGQTGLITYMRTDSFRISESAQAAARAWIEQNYPGDKAAAAADANAPADEAASHAGHRSPYVPAKPNVYASKKKTQDAHEAIRPAHVELTPEKVKPFLKKEEYDLYKLVWRKFIASQMAAARIEETSFDITSGRYLFQAKGEVVKFDGFLAVWPNGASDKELLPKAAAGETLKLLELETKQKFTEPPPRYTEGTLVKELEARGIGRPSTYAPTIATIQGRTYVVKEEGKFKPTELGTYVTDFLVKHFARLMDFKFTAQMEEELDQISEGARKGVDSLQELYGLLEDALKQGLETESVKKTGIPIDEKCPKCGADLVIKDGRFGRFKACSAYPACKFRESLDKRESKPLDEKCPECGSQLAQKFGRFGPFVACSNYPKCKFIKKDRPVETGIACPTGCGGQILKRKTRRGKFFFGCSRYPKCHFASWDEPIARPCPQCGAPVIYRKNLIKGEPYVYCKNEKCAFKEAAPRDKIWETAPAKEPAGPDGAKTGAAGSGGADEQGNR; encoded by the coding sequence GTGTCGAAATCACTGGTCATCGTCGAGTCGCCGGCCAAGGCGAAGACGGTCAACCACTATCTCGGTCCGGACTACCTGGTCAAGGCCTCGATGGGCCATGTCCGCGACCTGCCCAAGAAGGGCCTCGGCGTCGACGTCGAGCACGGCTTCGAGCCGACCTACGAGGTCATCCCCGACAAGAAGAAGATCGTCTCCGAGCTGAAGAAGGCGGCCAAGGAGAGCGACCGGGTCATCCTGGCGGCCGACCCCGACCGGGAAGGCGAGGCCATCTCCTGGCATCTCAGCCAGCTCCTGTCCGACGCCAACGCGAACATCTTCCGGGCCTCCTTCCACGAGATCACGGAGGACGGCGTGCGGGCGGCCTTCAAGGACCTCGGCCAGATCGACATGAACCTGCTCGACGCCCAGCAGACGCGCCGCATCCTCGACCGGCTGGTCGGCTACCGCATCAGCCCGCTCCTGTGGAAGAAGATCGCCCGGGGCCTGTCGGCCGGCCGGGTCCAGTCGGTGACCCTGCGGCTGATCGTCGACCGGGAGCGGGAGATCGAGGCCTTCAAGCCGGAGGAATACTGGAATATCGCCGCCCGGCTCGAGGCCGCCAACCCGCCGGCCTTCAAGGCCGCGCTGGCCAAGGTCGACGGCAAGAAGGCCAAGGTCCGCAACGGGGAGGAGGCCGGGATCGTCCGCGAGGAGTGCGAGCGGACGCCCTTCGTCCTGGGCCAGGTCCAGGTCAAGCCGAAATACAAGCACCCCGGCCCGCCCTACATCACCAGCACCCTGCAGCAGGACGGCTTCCGGCTGCTGCGCTTCCCGGTCAAGAAGACCATGTTCGTGGCCCAGAAGCTCTACGAGGGCATGCCCATCGGCGAGCTCGGCCAGACCGGGCTCATCACCTACATGCGCACGGACTCGTTCCGCATCTCCGAGTCGGCCCAGGCGGCGGCCCGGGCCTGGATCGAGCAGAATTACCCGGGCGACAAGGCCGCCGCGGCCGCGGACGCGAACGCGCCGGCGGACGAGGCGGCTTCCCATGCCGGGCACCGGTCCCCCTACGTCCCGGCCAAGCCCAACGTCTACGCGAGCAAGAAGAAGACGCAGGACGCCCACGAGGCCATCCGGCCGGCCCACGTCGAGCTGACGCCGGAGAAGGTCAAGCCCTTCCTCAAGAAAGAGGAATACGACCTGTACAAGCTCGTCTGGAGGAAGTTCATCGCCTCGCAGATGGCCGCGGCCCGGATCGAGGAGACATCCTTCGACATCACCTCCGGGCGGTACCTCTTCCAGGCCAAGGGCGAGGTGGTCAAGTTCGACGGCTTCCTGGCCGTCTGGCCGAACGGCGCGAGCGATAAGGAGCTTCTGCCCAAGGCCGCGGCCGGCGAGACGCTCAAGCTGCTGGAGCTCGAGACCAAGCAGAAGTTCACCGAGCCGCCGCCCCGCTACACCGAGGGCACGCTGGTCAAGGAGCTCGAGGCCCGCGGCATCGGCCGGCCGAGCACCTACGCCCCGACGATCGCCACGATCCAGGGCCGGACCTACGTCGTCAAGGAGGAGGGCAAGTTCAAGCCCACCGAGCTGGGGACGTACGTCACGGACTTCCTGGTCAAGCACTTCGCCCGGCTCATGGACTTCAAGTTCACGGCCCAGATGGAGGAGGAGCTCGACCAGATCTCCGAGGGCGCGCGGAAGGGCGTCGACAGCCTCCAGGAGCTATACGGCCTCCTGGAGGACGCCCTCAAGCAGGGGCTCGAGACCGAGAGCGTCAAGAAGACAGGCATCCCCATCGACGAGAAGTGCCCCAAGTGCGGGGCGGACCTGGTCATCAAGGACGGCCGCTTCGGCCGGTTCAAGGCCTGCTCCGCCTACCCGGCGTGCAAGTTCAGGGAGAGCCTGGACAAGAGGGAATCCAAGCCCCTCGACGAGAAGTGCCCCGAGTGCGGCTCCCAGCTGGCCCAGAAGTTCGGCCGGTTCGGGCCGTTCGTGGCCTGCTCCAACTACCCGAAGTGCAAGTTCATCAAGAAGGACCGTCCGGTCGAGACGGGCATCGCCTGCCCGACCGGCTGCGGCGGCCAGATCCTGAAGCGGAAGACGCGCCGGGGCAAGTTCTTCTTCGGCTGCAGCCGCTACCCGAAGTGCCATTTCGCCTCCTGGGACGAACCCATCGCCCGGCCGTGCCCGCAGTGCGGCGCGCCGGTCATCTATCGGAAGAACCTCATCAAGGGCGAGCCGTACGTCTACTGCAAGAACGAGAAGTGCGCGTTCAAGGAAGCCGCGCCCCGGGACAAGATCTGGGAGACGGCCCCGGCCAAGGAGCCGGCCGGCCCGGACGGAGCGAAGACCGGAGCGGCCGGATCCGGCGGCGCAGATGAACAAGGAAATCGCTGA
- the dprA gene encoding DNA-processing protein DprA gives MDDRDLCWLALALLFYGPRAATRRLLARFPAITDVFRAGPGDLEGLRLDARTVEAIAGGRALDRARREVEIIERKAYTLLTLDHPGYPGYLREIFDPPFALYCEGDPGALGNPAVAVVGARRPTPYGRAVAEKLAADLAGRGCVVVSGLAAGIDACAHRGALKKGRTIAVLGSGLDVPYPWENRGLHREIAGRGAVVSELPLGTPPLAENFPVRNRIISGLALGLVVVEAARKSGSLISAKLALSQDREVMAVPGNVTSPLSEGPIGLIRDGARPVASWEDVADALPSPWRENLLAQRDAKEENSAASLSPDERRLLDELPVDAALSIDELAERTGRSVSGLLALLLGLELKGAVIQHPGKEFQRRM, from the coding sequence GTGGACGACCGGGACCTCTGCTGGCTGGCGCTGGCGCTCCTTTTCTACGGGCCGCGCGCCGCGACCCGCCGGCTCCTGGCCCGCTTCCCGGCGATCACCGACGTCTTCCGGGCCGGCCCCGGCGATCTCGAGGGGCTGCGGCTGGACGCCCGGACGGTCGAGGCCATCGCCGGCGGCCGGGCCCTGGACCGGGCCCGCCGGGAAGTGGAAATAATAGAGAGGAAGGCGTATACTCTCCTGACCTTGGACCACCCCGGCTATCCGGGGTACCTGCGAGAGATCTTCGATCCTCCGTTCGCCCTCTATTGCGAGGGCGACCCGGGGGCTCTGGGAAATCCCGCGGTGGCCGTTGTCGGCGCCCGGCGGCCCACCCCCTATGGGCGGGCCGTGGCCGAGAAGCTGGCCGCCGACCTGGCCGGCCGCGGCTGCGTCGTCGTCAGCGGCTTGGCCGCGGGCATCGACGCCTGCGCTCATCGGGGGGCTCTCAAGAAAGGAAGGACGATCGCCGTGCTCGGTTCCGGCTTGGACGTTCCGTATCCGTGGGAGAACCGCGGCCTGCACCGGGAGATCGCCGGGCGCGGAGCCGTCGTCTCGGAGCTACCCCTGGGGACGCCGCCGCTGGCGGAGAACTTCCCGGTCCGGAACCGGATCATCAGCGGCCTGGCCCTGGGCCTGGTCGTGGTCGAGGCGGCCCGCAAGAGCGGTTCGCTCATCTCGGCCAAGCTGGCCCTGTCCCAGGACCGCGAGGTCATGGCCGTCCCGGGCAACGTGACCTCGCCCCTGAGCGAAGGGCCCATCGGCCTGATCCGGGACGGGGCCCGGCCCGTGGCCTCGTGGGAGGACGTGGCCGACGCCCTGCCGTCGCCGTGGCGCGAGAATCTCCTTGCGCAGCGGGACGCAAAAGAGGAGAATAGCGCCGCTTCTCTGAGCCCGGACGAGCGCCGGCTGCTGGACGAGCTGCCCGTCGACGCGGCCCTGTCCATCGACGAGCTGGCCGAACGGACGGGCCGGTCGGTTTCCGGCCTGCTGGCGCTGCTGCTGGGCCTCGAGCTGAAGGGGGCCGTTATCCAGCATCCCGGGAAAGAATTCCAGAGGAGAATGTAA
- a CDS encoding nucleoside transporter C-terminal domain-containing protein: MTAYNLVSFAGLFVLAAVAWLFSTDRKVVNVRVILWGIGLQLLLAFFIFVVPAGAKVFLWVNGAVTAVLGTAMAGVQFVFGRLALPPGTVNAAGETSLGYFLAFQGLPTIIFFAALLAALYYLGVMPFFVRLFARVFTKTMRISGAESLSVSANIFVGVESALVVRPHLKDMTVSELGTIVTAGMGTIASTVLAMYVLMLQKQIPTIAGHLVSASFISAPACVVMAKLVMPETGKPLTLGLDVKPHYEREDNLIMAVINGARDGLKLLGGIVTLLIAFLGLLALANLVLGWLGGLANGIFGWHFKWSIEALLGYVFYPLTLAMGVPPSDALSIAKLLGDRTILTEIFSFGRLSELMAAGALRDPRSAIIASYALCGFAHVASLAIFVGGTAALVPSRARDLSRIGFRALLAATLACLMTGAVAGTFYTGSSVLFGR; encoded by the coding sequence GTGACCGCCTACAACCTGGTCAGCTTCGCCGGCCTGTTCGTGCTGGCGGCCGTGGCCTGGCTCTTCTCGACGGACCGCAAGGTCGTCAACGTCCGCGTCATCCTCTGGGGCATCGGGCTCCAGCTGCTGCTGGCCTTCTTCATCTTCGTCGTCCCGGCCGGGGCGAAGGTCTTCCTCTGGGTCAACGGCGCCGTCACCGCGGTCCTCGGGACGGCCATGGCCGGAGTCCAGTTCGTCTTCGGCCGCCTGGCCCTGCCTCCGGGAACGGTGAACGCCGCGGGGGAGACGAGCCTGGGCTATTTCCTGGCCTTCCAGGGCCTGCCGACGATCATCTTCTTCGCCGCCCTGCTCGCGGCCCTCTATTATCTCGGCGTCATGCCCTTCTTCGTCCGGCTGTTCGCCCGGGTCTTCACCAAAACGATGCGGATCAGCGGGGCGGAATCGCTGTCCGTCTCGGCCAACATCTTCGTCGGCGTCGAGTCGGCCCTGGTCGTCCGGCCCCACCTCAAGGACATGACCGTGTCCGAGCTCGGGACCATCGTCACGGCCGGCATGGGCACCATCGCCTCGACCGTCCTGGCCATGTACGTCCTGATGCTGCAGAAGCAGATCCCGACGATCGCCGGCCACCTCGTGTCGGCCTCGTTCATCTCCGCCCCGGCCTGCGTCGTCATGGCCAAGCTGGTCATGCCCGAGACCGGGAAGCCGCTGACCCTCGGCCTGGACGTCAAGCCCCACTACGAGCGCGAGGACAACCTGATCATGGCCGTCATAAACGGGGCCCGGGACGGGCTGAAGCTCCTCGGCGGCATCGTCACGCTGCTCATCGCCTTCCTCGGCCTGCTGGCCCTGGCGAACCTGGTCCTGGGCTGGCTCGGCGGCCTGGCCAACGGGATCTTCGGCTGGCATTTCAAATGGTCGATCGAAGCCCTGCTCGGCTACGTCTTCTATCCCCTGACCCTGGCCATGGGCGTGCCGCCGTCCGACGCCCTTTCGATCGCCAAGCTCCTCGGGGACCGGACCATCCTGACCGAGATCTTCTCGTTCGGCCGGCTGTCCGAGCTCATGGCCGCGGGCGCCCTGCGCGACCCGCGCTCGGCCATCATCGCCTCCTATGCCCTGTGCGGCTTCGCCCACGTCGCCTCCCTGGCCATCTTCGTCGGCGGGACGGCGGCGCTCGTGCCCTCCCGGGCCAGGGACCTGTCGCGGATCGGCTTCCGGGCCCTTCTCGCGGCCACCCTGGCCTGCCTGATGACGGGCGCCGTAGCCGGGACCTTCTACACCGGCTCGTCCGTGCTGTTCGGCCGCTGA
- a CDS encoding DUF167 domain-containing protein encodes MARILTVKAQPRSKAPGVEELAPGSFRVRVRAAPDRGRANDEIVERLAEHLGVPPSRLTLVRGAASSRKQFRLEE; translated from the coding sequence ATGGCCCGCATCCTCACGGTCAAGGCCCAGCCGCGCTCCAAGGCGCCCGGCGTCGAGGAGCTGGCCCCCGGCAGCTTCCGCGTCCGGGTGCGCGCCGCGCCGGACCGGGGCCGGGCCAACGACGAGATCGTCGAGCGGCTGGCCGAGCACTTGGGCGTCCCTCCCTCGCGCTTGACGCTCGTCCGCGGCGCGGCCTCGTCCCGCAAGCAGTTCCGCCTCGAGGAATGA
- a CDS encoding DUF1573 domain-containing protein: MNERIPRRLGAILLAAAAAVSLAAVPAQAPKPRAVFRATAHDFGTVKQGDVVSCEFVFKNEGGATLVIEKVETTCGCTAALVSEQRIAPGREGKLKATFDTRGYSGRLARYIYLVSNDGENPRRELSLVAEIQVPPAPRIDIDRYNVDLGLVLEGESPSTRIVVKSAGERELKVELAHENVGFFSGGKPLVSPFFLPTGESREVELRFPPQTRLGVQRDYILLKSNDPVRSTMSVYVSRYVISRKELKDIFEKYKSVLK; this comes from the coding sequence ATGAACGAACGCATCCCCCGGCGCCTCGGCGCCATCCTTCTGGCCGCCGCCGCGGCAGTCAGCCTGGCCGCCGTTCCCGCCCAGGCACCGAAGCCGCGGGCCGTGTTCAGAGCCACGGCCCACGATTTCGGGACGGTCAAGCAGGGCGACGTCGTCAGCTGCGAGTTCGTCTTCAAGAACGAGGGCGGCGCCACGCTGGTCATCGAGAAGGTCGAGACGACCTGCGGCTGCACGGCCGCGCTGGTCTCCGAGCAGAGGATCGCTCCCGGCCGGGAAGGCAAGCTCAAGGCGACCTTCGACACCCGCGGCTATTCCGGGCGCCTGGCCCGCTATATCTACCTCGTCTCGAACGACGGCGAGAACCCGCGGCGCGAGCTCAGCCTCGTCGCCGAGATCCAGGTCCCGCCCGCGCCCCGCATCGACATCGACCGCTACAACGTCGACCTGGGCCTCGTCCTCGAGGGCGAGTCGCCGTCGACCCGGATCGTCGTCAAGAGCGCCGGCGAGCGCGAGCTCAAGGTCGAGCTGGCCCACGAGAACGTCGGGTTCTTCTCGGGCGGCAAGCCTCTGGTCTCGCCGTTCTTCCTGCCGACGGGGGAGTCGCGCGAGGTCGAGCTCCGCTTCCCGCCCCAGACGCGGCTGGGCGTCCAGCGCGACTACATCCTGCTCAAGTCGAACGACCCCGTCCGCTCGACCATGTCCGTCTACGTCAGCCGCTACGTCATCTCCCGCAAGGAGCTCAAGGACATCTTCGAGAAGTACAAGTCGGTCCTGAAGTAG
- the glmS gene encoding glutamine--fructose-6-phosphate transaminase (isomerizing), translated as MCGIIGCAGARDAVPGLLEGLRRLEYRGYDSAGIAVLDGGGIGRRRVKGKIRDLAEELRLHPLVGACGIGHTRWATHGRPSEDNAHPHTDCSGTIALVHNGIVENYWALKESLKAEGHVFRTETDTEVIVHLVEKHFRGSLEEALRAAVRELEGSFAVACISSRDPGRIVAARNGPPAVVGFGQGETFLSSDITPLLHHTRRVAYMEDGEMAVLTSDGARFATFAGDPVEKAVETLDWEPAMVEKRGFAHFMAKEIFEQADVVRDTLKSRVALDSGRVFLEDTGLPPEVLREAARVVIIACGTSYHAGLVGKYMLETLARVPVEVEYASELRSRDFVMDRGTLVLGISQSGETADTLAALRLARAKARAVLAVTNNANSSMARAADGLLDLHAGPEIGVAATKTFVGQMAALALFALAFAQARGALPDGESLELVRELQRVPHKMDQVLGGAAAIERAARRYLACEHYLFLGRWINFPIALEGALKLKEISYTHAEGYAGGEMKHGPIALIDEGMTTLAVVPRDRVHDKMLSNIAEVQARNGRILAVAFEGDDKARAVADEVFPIPATHQLFTPFLTVLPLQLFAYHAAAAKGFDVDQPRNLAKSVTVE; from the coding sequence ATGTGCGGCATCATCGGCTGCGCCGGCGCCAGGGACGCGGTCCCCGGCCTGCTCGAGGGCCTGCGGCGGCTCGAGTACCGGGGTTACGACTCGGCCGGCATCGCCGTCCTTGACGGCGGCGGGATCGGGCGGCGCCGGGTCAAGGGCAAGATCCGCGACCTGGCCGAGGAGCTCAGGCTGCACCCGCTCGTCGGCGCCTGCGGCATCGGCCACACCCGCTGGGCCACCCACGGCCGGCCTAGCGAGGACAACGCCCACCCCCACACCGACTGCAGCGGCACCATCGCCCTGGTCCACAACGGCATCGTCGAGAACTACTGGGCCCTCAAGGAGAGCCTCAAGGCCGAAGGGCATGTCTTCCGGACGGAGACCGATACGGAGGTCATCGTCCACCTCGTCGAGAAGCACTTCCGCGGCTCCCTCGAGGAGGCCCTGCGGGCTGCCGTCCGCGAGCTCGAGGGCTCGTTCGCCGTGGCCTGCATCTCGTCGCGCGACCCCGGCCGGATCGTCGCCGCCCGCAACGGCCCGCCGGCCGTCGTCGGCTTCGGCCAGGGCGAGACCTTCCTGTCGTCGGACATCACGCCCCTCCTCCACCACACCCGGCGCGTCGCCTACATGGAGGACGGCGAGATGGCCGTGCTGACCTCGGACGGGGCCCGCTTCGCCACCTTCGCCGGGGACCCGGTCGAGAAGGCCGTCGAGACCCTGGACTGGGAGCCGGCCATGGTCGAGAAGCGCGGCTTCGCCCACTTCATGGCCAAGGAGATCTTCGAGCAGGCCGACGTCGTCCGGGACACCCTCAAGAGCCGGGTCGCGCTCGACTCGGGCCGGGTCTTCCTCGAGGACACGGGCCTGCCGCCCGAGGTCCTGCGCGAGGCCGCGCGCGTCGTCATCATCGCCTGCGGCACGTCCTACCACGCCGGCCTGGTCGGCAAGTACATGCTCGAGACGCTGGCCCGCGTCCCGGTCGAGGTCGAATACGCCTCGGAGCTCCGGTCGCGGGATTTCGTCATGGACCGCGGCACGCTCGTCCTCGGCATCTCGCAGTCGGGCGAGACGGCCGACACCCTGGCCGCCCTCCGCTTGGCCCGGGCGAAGGCCCGGGCCGTCCTGGCCGTCACCAACAACGCCAATTCCTCGATGGCCCGGGCCGCCGACGGGCTCCTCGACCTCCACGCCGGGCCCGAGATCGGCGTCGCGGCTACCAAGACCTTCGTCGGCCAGATGGCCGCGCTGGCCCTGTTCGCCCTGGCTTTCGCCCAGGCCCGGGGCGCGCTCCCGGACGGCGAGAGCCTGGAGCTCGTCCGGGAGCTGCAGCGCGTGCCCCACAAGATGGACCAGGTCCTCGGCGGGGCGGCCGCGATCGAGCGGGCCGCCCGCCGCTACCTGGCCTGCGAGCACTATCTCTTCCTCGGCCGCTGGATCAACTTCCCCATCGCCCTGGAGGGGGCCCTGAAGCTCAAGGAGATCTCCTACACCCACGCCGAGGGCTATGCCGGCGGGGAGATGAAGCACGGCCCCATCGCCCTGATCGACGAGGGCATGACCACCCTGGCCGTCGTGCCCCGCGACCGCGTCCACGACAAGATGCTGTCCAACATCGCCGAGGTCCAGGCCCGGAACGGGCGCATCCTGGCCGTGGCCTTCGAGGGCGACGACAAGGCCCGGGCCGTCGCCGACGAGGTCTTCCCCATCCCCGCGACGCACCAGCTTTTCACCCCGTTCCTGACCGTCCTGCCGCTGCAGCTGTTCGCCTACCACGCGGCCGCGGCCAAGGGCTTCGACGTCGACCAGCCGCGCAACCTGGCCAAGAGCGTCACCGTCGAATAG
- a CDS encoding HD domain-containing protein, translating to MRDKIKICFIYLMNAIQAGKIYTGDHPKFKEYLNRLHAIVQEILEDRKELVLGIIGGEAAWEDEIFFNLRGKLGLLIDFLEKNGVERIIFQQGLRFEELREFIIFLTRVKRTEKISEQEYFNLHGIQNIRAGKLRTMVRGDAAEAAAAETRTRYEGSVRTVSHALNVVLEREDVDYLDLRFNILGIMEDFVGRHQELLNLVSVKRRDLVTFVHLLNVTLLSMFFASKLQFAKDDVLDLGIAALYHDVGKLYISLKLIQKESKLSEGEFLQVRNHPLLGARILEGYKDVLGILPVVICYEHHLRHDMTGYPRSPYSRRPHPASMMVSICDVYDALALKRSYKKDYPPEKIHELMVLERGKMFEPQLLDKFFQFMGVWPIGTLVSMDDGRVGVVRAVNDTDVTRPSVQVLAPENAGEVVDLALRPDLRILASLNPQAEGGKYLPLIGLPGPLPPSPDDGEGEEEGPDLG from the coding sequence GTGAGGGATAAGATCAAGATCTGCTTCATCTACCTGATGAACGCCATCCAGGCCGGCAAGATCTACACCGGCGACCACCCGAAGTTCAAGGAGTACCTCAACCGGCTCCACGCCATCGTCCAGGAGATCCTCGAGGACCGCAAGGAGCTTGTCCTCGGCATCATCGGCGGCGAGGCCGCCTGGGAGGACGAGATCTTCTTCAACCTCCGGGGCAAGCTCGGCCTGCTCATCGACTTCCTGGAGAAGAACGGCGTCGAGCGGATCATCTTCCAGCAGGGCCTGCGTTTCGAGGAATTGCGCGAGTTCATCATCTTCCTGACCCGGGTCAAGCGGACGGAGAAGATCAGCGAGCAGGAGTACTTCAACCTCCACGGCATCCAGAACATCCGGGCCGGGAAGCTGCGGACCATGGTCAGGGGCGATGCCGCCGAGGCGGCGGCCGCGGAGACCCGGACGCGCTACGAGGGCTCCGTCCGCACGGTCTCCCATGCCCTCAACGTCGTCCTCGAGCGGGAGGACGTCGACTACCTCGACCTGCGCTTCAACATCCTCGGCATCATGGAGGACTTCGTCGGCCGCCACCAGGAGCTGCTTAACCTCGTCTCGGTCAAGAGGCGCGACCTGGTCACCTTCGTCCACCTCCTCAACGTCACCCTGCTCTCGATGTTCTTCGCCTCGAAGCTGCAGTTCGCCAAGGACGACGTCCTCGACCTGGGCATAGCCGCCCTGTACCACGACGTCGGCAAGCTCTACATCTCGCTCAAGCTCATCCAGAAGGAATCGAAGCTGTCCGAGGGCGAGTTCCTCCAGGTCCGCAACCACCCCCTCCTCGGGGCCCGCATCCTCGAGGGCTACAAGGACGTCCTGGGCATCCTGCCCGTCGTCATCTGCTATGAGCACCACCTCCGCCACGATATGACCGGCTATCCCAGGTCGCCCTACTCCCGCAGGCCGCACCCGGCCTCGATGATGGTCTCCATCTGCGACGTCTATGACGCCCTGGCCCTGAAGCGGTCCTACAAGAAGGACTATCCGCCCGAGAAGATCCACGAGCTGATGGTGCTCGAGAGGGGCAAGATGTTCGAGCCCCAGCTCCTGGACAAGTTCTTCCAGTTCATGGGCGTCTGGCCGATCGGGACGCTGGTCTCGATGGACGACGGACGGGTCGGGGTTGTCCGGGCGGTCAACGACACGGACGTCACCAGGCCCTCCGTCCAGGTCCTGGCCCCGGAGAACGCCGGGGAGGTCGTCGATCTGGCCCTGCGGCCGGACCTGCGCATCCTGGCGTCGCTGAATCCACAGGCCGAAGGCGGCAAGTACCTGCCGCTCATCGGCCTGCCCGGGCCCCTCCCCCCCTCGCCCGATGACGGCGAGGGCGAGGAGGAAGGGCCGGATCTCGGTTGA